One part of the Acetoanaerobium sticklandii genome encodes these proteins:
- the rlmD gene encoding 23S rRNA (uracil(1939)-C(5))-methyltransferase RlmD, which produces MKKRDILEIKVENMEFGGTGTTVVDGIKLSYKGGIAGQKVKMLVKKVRKTKAEGKILSVLEPAEIETSPTCPHYGICGGCSMLSVPYDEQISIKKNQIIELFNEAGHTEVADLEVLKSPSPYEYKNKMEFTFGDKEKGGELMLGMHAKNSPMSIEYVHSCMIVDEDYRKILVATTEFFRNANLPHYRVLAHEGYLRHLVLRKGKNTGDIQVNIVTTTQLEFDMDTYANMLTKLTLNGEIKGILHTFNDSLSDAVIPEKINLLYGVTDFEDILLDKRFNISPFSFFQTNTHGAEVLYSAVKDMIGDKKDIIFDLYSGTGTIGITVSDKANKIVGIEIIEEAVEAAKENIKKNNITNCEFIAGDVATEVSKISENPELILLDPPRAGIHPKAMGDIISFNSKEILYISCNPKALMHDLKVLKSAGYKIKEVVGVDLFANTPHCETIVKLQK; this is translated from the coding sequence TTGAAAAAAAGAGATATATTAGAGATTAAAGTTGAAAATATGGAGTTTGGTGGAACTGGAACTACTGTAGTTGATGGAATAAAACTAAGCTACAAAGGCGGAATTGCTGGTCAAAAAGTAAAGATGCTAGTAAAAAAAGTAAGAAAAACTAAAGCAGAAGGAAAGATTCTTTCAGTTCTAGAACCAGCGGAAATAGAAACGTCTCCTACATGTCCCCATTATGGCATATGTGGTGGATGTAGTATGCTTTCTGTACCATATGATGAGCAAATCAGCATCAAGAAAAATCAGATAATTGAGCTTTTTAATGAAGCTGGACATACTGAAGTAGCGGATTTAGAGGTTTTAAAAAGCCCAAGTCCATATGAATATAAAAATAAAATGGAATTTACATTTGGAGATAAAGAAAAAGGCGGAGAACTAATGCTGGGAATGCACGCAAAAAATTCTCCAATGTCAATAGAATATGTTCATTCTTGCATGATTGTAGATGAAGACTATAGGAAAATATTAGTTGCTACAACTGAATTTTTTAGAAATGCAAATCTTCCTCACTATAGAGTACTCGCTCATGAAGGCTATTTAAGACATTTAGTTTTAAGAAAAGGTAAGAATACTGGAGATATTCAAGTAAATATTGTAACTACTACTCAGCTTGAATTCGATATGGATACATATGCGAATATGCTTACAAAATTAACTCTTAACGGAGAAATTAAAGGCATACTTCATACTTTTAACGATTCGCTTTCTGATGCTGTTATTCCAGAGAAAATCAATCTGCTATACGGCGTTACTGACTTTGAGGACATATTACTAGATAAGAGATTTAATATTTCACCGTTTTCTTTCTTTCAAACAAATACTCATGGCGCAGAAGTACTTTACTCTGCTGTAAAGGACATGATAGGAGATAAAAAAGATATAATATTTGATTTATATAGCGGAACTGGAACAATAGGAATAACAGTATCAGATAAAGCAAATAAAATTGTGGGTATAGAAATAATCGAAGAAGCAGTAGAAGCAGCTAAAGAAAATATTAAGAAAAATAATATAACAAACTGCGAATTCATAGCTGGTGATGTAGCTACTGAAGTATCAAAAATATCAGAAAATCCTGAACTAATATTACTTGATCCTCCAAGAGCAGGGATACATCCAAAAGCGATGGGAGATATCATATCATTTAACTCTAAAGAAATACTATATATATCATGTAATCCCAAAGCTCTTATGCATGATTTAAAAGTTCTTAAGAGCGCAGGATATAAAATTAAAGAAGTAGTGGGAGTAGATTTATTTGCAAACACTCCTCATTGCGAAACTATTGTTAAACTACAAAAATAG
- a CDS encoding DUF5655 domain-containing protein encodes MADIKLFKIDTGVEELPASWVSLERELQTIIEKNMTIFFGVTFLKTEYVTSNGGRIDSLEIDDNNCPVIFEYKRASNENVINQGLFYLDWLLDHKADFELLVMKTLGKEYSDKLDWTMPRLICIAGDFTKYDEYAVKQINRNIDLIRYKKFGNELLLFDLINSNVATPIKEGITEKIVRQSTDKTFDEQLESTSGNLKELYYSIRDYILALGDDVTENKLKLYCAFKKIKNIACIEIRVKSIMLYLRLNPDDFKFENGFTRDVSNIGHWGTGDVEITIKNVEDFEKSKEHIIRAYEIN; translated from the coding sequence ATGGCTGATATAAAGTTATTTAAAATAGATACTGGTGTGGAAGAATTACCAGCTTCATGGGTATCACTTGAAAGAGAGCTACAAACAATAATTGAAAAGAATATGACTATATTTTTTGGGGTTACCTTTCTTAAAACTGAATATGTAACATCAAATGGGGGGCGTATTGATAGCTTAGAGATAGATGATAATAATTGTCCTGTTATTTTTGAATATAAAAGGGCTAGCAATGAAAATGTAATAAATCAAGGGTTATTCTATTTGGATTGGCTTTTAGACCATAAAGCTGATTTTGAACTTTTGGTAATGAAAACTTTAGGCAAAGAGTATTCTGATAAGCTCGATTGGACGATGCCACGCCTCATTTGTATTGCTGGGGATTTTACTAAATATGATGAATATGCTGTAAAACAAATTAATAGAAATATAGATCTTATCAGATATAAAAAATTTGGTAATGAATTACTATTGTTTGATTTAATTAACTCAAATGTGGCTACTCCAATTAAAGAAGGTATTACAGAAAAGATAGTTAGGCAAAGTACAGATAAAACATTTGACGAACAATTAGAATCAACTAGTGGTAATTTAAAAGAACTATACTATTCTATTAGAGATTACATTTTAGCGCTTGGCGACGATGTAACTGAAAATAAGTTGAAGTTATATTGCGCATTTAAAAAAATAAAAAATATTGCATGTATAGAAATTAGAGTAAAAAGCATAATGCTATATCTAAGATTGAATCCTGATGATTTTAAATTTGAAAATGGATTTACAAGAGACGTAAGTAACATCGGACATTGGGGAACTGGAGATGTAGAAATTACAATAAAAAATGTTGAGGATTTTGAAAAATCTAAAGAGCATATAATAAGAGCCTATGAAATTAATTAA
- a CDS encoding DUF3788 domain-containing protein, with protein sequence MKSNYKQLLRNPDIQPTSDIIAEALQDANDSYIKFLNELANQDIKLEWRYYTDGKAWLGKGLYKWLGVRGGQKVTTVFWLSIWEGFFKITIYIPEKARDDLFSLPLNNTVKQMINDSKQMGNRLKFFPLVFELNSNESFEQIHILFDFKKSLK encoded by the coding sequence ATGAAATCTAATTACAAACAATTGCTTAGAAATCCAGACATACAGCCTACAAGTGACATTATAGCTGAGGCACTCCAAGATGCAAATGATAGTTATATAAAATTTTTAAATGAACTTGCAAACCAAGACATTAAACTAGAATGGCGATATTATACTGACGGCAAAGCTTGGTTAGGAAAAGGACTCTACAAATGGTTAGGCGTTCGGGGAGGTCAAAAGGTGACTACAGTCTTTTGGCTTTCTATTTGGGAGGGTTTCTTTAAAATAACTATATATATCCCAGAAAAAGCTCGTGATGATTTATTTAGCCTTCCACTTAATAATACGGTTAAACAGATGATTAATGATTCAAAGCAAATGGGAAATAGATTGAAATTTTTCCCTCTTGTGTTTGAACTTAACTCAAATGAATCATTTGAACAGATTCATATTTTATTTGATTTCAAAAAAAGCTTAAAGTAA
- a CDS encoding DUF1002 domain-containing protein, producing the protein MYKKFFSMFLLLFLFAANFTISSFADVAVGDSIISFGADLSESEKDSIFKEFNPPENVQEIVTTNAEEHKYLGGVVPNSKIGNFAISSVMITYTEKGSGLKVDTSDKITYITDESYINALITAGVEDADIKVTSPRNASGTAALTGIMKAYEVSSGEVIDDSIKKAANEEMIRTVEIGEVIGNDKAVELFNKIKQEIAKQNPKTTEEVRDIIIIIVNNYNINLTDEQIEQLVSLFGKMRSLDIDWNRVSNQIEDIGNKATEFLSSEEGKGFLENLRLFFKALLEWLTP; encoded by the coding sequence ATGTATAAAAAGTTTTTTAGTATGTTTTTGCTGTTATTTTTATTTGCTGCAAATTTTACAATTTCATCGTTTGCAGATGTCGCTGTAGGTGATAGTATTATTTCATTTGGTGCAGATCTTTCGGAAAGTGAGAAGGACTCAATATTTAAGGAGTTTAATCCACCAGAAAATGTTCAAGAAATAGTTACAACAAATGCAGAGGAACATAAATATTTAGGTGGAGTAGTTCCAAATAGCAAGATTGGAAATTTTGCTATATCATCGGTTATGATAACTTATACTGAAAAAGGAAGCGGTTTAAAGGTAGATACTAGTGACAAAATCACATATATTACTGATGAAAGTTATATAAATGCTTTGATTACTGCTGGAGTGGAAGATGCAGACATAAAAGTTACTTCTCCAAGAAATGCAAGTGGAACAGCAGCATTAACTGGTATTATGAAAGCATATGAGGTATCTTCAGGAGAGGTTATTGACGATAGTATAAAAAAAGCAGCTAATGAAGAGATGATAAGAACTGTTGAAATAGGGGAAGTAATAGGAAACGATAAGGCAGTAGAATTGTTTAATAAAATAAAACAAGAAATTGCTAAGCAAAACCCTAAGACAACTGAAGAAGTGAGAGATATAATTATTATTATAGTAAATAATTATAATATTAATTTAACCGATGAACAAATAGAGCAGCTAGTATCACTTTTTGGCAAAATGAGAAGTCTGGACATTGATTGGAATAGAGTATCTAATCAAATTGAAGACATCGGTAATAAAGCTACAGAATTTTTATCATCAGAAGAAGGCAAAGGATTCTTAGAAAATTTAAGGCTATTTTTTAAAGCATTGCTAGAATGGCTTACTCCTTAG
- a CDS encoding YaiI/YqxD family protein, whose translation MNDKIDNQFTIWIDADGCPVVNSTINIAKQNSIPVIVVKNYSVQLKSDYAKIVTVDIARDSADYYIANNISTYDLVITQDYGLAAMVLAKKGFCINQNGKEITPSNIDFILDTRYHNKVSMMQNNRGPKHKKRSENDNLIYEKSLTEFINERILNKYK comes from the coding sequence ATGAATGATAAAATTGATAATCAATTTACTATATGGATAGACGCAGATGGATGTCCTGTTGTAAATTCAACTATCAATATTGCTAAACAAAATTCTATACCAGTTATAGTAGTTAAAAACTATTCCGTGCAATTAAAAAGTGATTACGCTAAAATAGTCACCGTTGATATAGCTAGAGATTCAGCAGATTATTATATAGCAAATAACATTAGCACCTACGATTTAGTTATTACTCAGGATTATGGTTTAGCTGCTATGGTCCTCGCAAAGAAAGGATTTTGTATTAATCAAAATGGAAAGGAGATAACTCCTTCTAATATAGATTTTATACTTGATACACGATATCATAATAAAGTTTCAATGATGCAAAATAATAGAGGGCCAAAACATAAAAAACGTTCAGAAAACGATAATTTAATTTATGAAAAATCACTTACTGAGTTTATTAATGAAAGGATTTTAAATAAGTACAAATAA
- a CDS encoding GntR family transcriptional regulator has product MNKKYIPPIYIQIKDILIEKINSGELESGSQLPSERDLSETYSISRMTARNALTQLVDSGYAYRVKGKGTFVSIPNYERDFVKLTGFSHMLKSKGIKPRSKVITLGIIEANKKIASLLDTTIGTKVYEIVRVRYGDNIPLALEYSYLPINLFENLLQYDFENTSLYEVIENVYNYKFKYSKQWIKITTLYKNEAKILDVDEHTPAFLLESISYDTNDKIVEVTRSLNIGDRTTFYTELWPNA; this is encoded by the coding sequence ATGAACAAAAAATATATTCCTCCTATTTATATCCAAATAAAGGATATCCTGATTGAAAAAATTAATTCAGGAGAGTTAGAAAGTGGCAGTCAGCTTCCATCGGAAAGAGATCTAAGTGAAACCTACAGTATAAGTAGAATGACCGCTAGAAATGCATTAACTCAGCTAGTTGATTCTGGATATGCATATAGAGTAAAAGGCAAGGGTACTTTTGTAAGTATTCCAAATTATGAAAGAGATTTTGTTAAGTTAACTGGATTTTCACATATGCTCAAGTCTAAAGGTATAAAGCCAAGAAGTAAAGTTATAACACTAGGTATTATTGAGGCTAATAAAAAAATAGCTTCCCTTCTAGATACAACCATTGGAACCAAAGTTTATGAAATTGTTCGTGTTAGATATGGAGATAATATACCACTAGCACTTGAATACTCTTATCTACCTATAAACCTATTTGAAAATCTTTTACAATATGACTTTGAAAACACATCTTTATACGAGGTCATTGAAAACGTTTACAATTATAAGTTTAAATATTCAAAGCAATGGATTAAAATCACAACTTTATATAAAAATGAAGCAAAAATTCTTGATGTAGATGAACATACACCAGCATTTTTACTTGAATCAATATCCTATGATACGAATGACAAAATAGTAGAGGTTACAAGGTCTCTAAATATAGGTGATAGAACAACCTTCTATACAGAACTTTGGCCAAATGCTTGA
- a CDS encoding ABC transporter ATP-binding protein, protein MSDSIVTLIDVEKSFGKNKVVQKMNIEIKQGEFLTLLGPSGCGKTTTLRMIAGFEEATSGIIMVQGERVEDKEPFERDVNTVFQNYALFPHMNVFDNIAYSLKIKKKPRDEIAKKVKEMLELVQLNGYEYRKPDALSGGQKQRVAIARALVNNPKVLLLDEPLGALDLKLRKQMQVELKRLQKKLGITFIYVTHDQEEALTMSDRIAIMNQGIIEQIDSPKEIYEHPVTKFVAGFIGESNIFNGKVIDLSNEILTVETSSGIIKAKGKGFEIGESIYVSIRPEYIKVSKVIIDGFDLKGKIKDFIYMGTVVKTSVDLKDHSEIKYSRFEKDDELCEGDIVNIFWNPEKAVAIKTQI, encoded by the coding sequence ATGTCTGATTCTATTGTTACTTTAATTGATGTTGAAAAAAGTTTTGGAAAAAATAAAGTTGTCCAAAAAATGAATATCGAAATAAAGCAAGGAGAATTTTTAACACTTTTAGGCCCTTCTGGCTGTGGGAAAACGACTACTCTAAGAATGATTGCCGGATTTGAGGAAGCGACCTCTGGAATTATAATGGTTCAGGGCGAACGCGTAGAAGACAAAGAACCATTCGAAAGAGATGTTAATACTGTATTTCAAAACTATGCTCTTTTCCCTCATATGAATGTTTTTGACAATATAGCCTATTCACTCAAAATCAAAAAAAAGCCAAGAGATGAAATTGCAAAAAAAGTTAAAGAGATGCTTGAACTAGTGCAATTAAATGGCTATGAATATAGAAAGCCTGATGCTTTATCTGGAGGGCAAAAACAAAGAGTTGCAATTGCTAGAGCTCTTGTAAATAATCCCAAAGTCTTGCTTTTAGACGAACCCCTAGGAGCTCTTGATTTGAAGTTAAGAAAGCAGATGCAGGTTGAGCTAAAAAGGCTTCAAAAAAAGCTTGGTATTACATTTATCTATGTAACCCATGATCAAGAAGAAGCTCTTACAATGAGTGATAGGATTGCAATAATGAATCAAGGTATCATTGAGCAGATTGATTCGCCAAAAGAAATATATGAGCATCCAGTTACAAAATTTGTTGCAGGTTTCATTGGAGAATCAAATATCTTCAATGGTAAAGTTATAGATTTGAGTAACGAAATCTTAACAGTGGAAACTTCGTCTGGAATAATAAAGGCAAAAGGTAAGGGTTTTGAAATAGGCGAAAGTATTTATGTTTCTATTAGGCCTGAGTACATAAAAGTAAGTAAAGTAATAATAGATGGATTTGATTTAAAAGGAAAAATAAAAGATTTTATTTATATGGGTACAGTTGTAAAAACATCAGTTGACTTAAAAGATCACTCTGAAATAAAATATAGCCGATTTGAAAAAGATGATGAGCTTTGTGAAGGTGATATTGTAAATATCTTTTGGAATCCAGAGAAAGCCGTAGCTATTAAAACACAAATTTAG